One genomic segment of Paraburkholderia caffeinilytica includes these proteins:
- a CDS encoding response regulator, which translates to MNSNTACPALRVFLVDDAVLVLRRMAALFGALDGVEIVGEAEEPGAAFAGIDRSAADLVVTELHLSGGTGMELLALLAQNKPHVIVMVLTNHSGAWFRRACLTSGAHYFFDKTSEFDLARNTIQRIACEHRTRPFLQSGAHHV; encoded by the coding sequence ATGAACTCAAACACTGCCTGCCCCGCCCTGCGTGTTTTTCTCGTCGACGATGCCGTATTGGTGTTGCGCCGTATGGCCGCGCTGTTCGGCGCACTCGACGGCGTGGAGATCGTCGGCGAAGCCGAAGAGCCCGGTGCGGCATTCGCGGGCATCGACAGGAGCGCGGCCGATCTGGTCGTGACGGAGCTGCATCTGAGCGGCGGCACCGGCATGGAACTGTTGGCCTTGCTTGCACAAAATAAGCCGCATGTGATCGTCATGGTGCTGACGAATCATTCAGGTGCCTGGTTCCGGCGCGCATGCCTGACGAGTGGCGCCCACTACTTTTTTGACAAGACCAGCGAATTCGATCTCGCGCGAAACACGATCCAGCGAATTGCCTGTGAACATCGCACTCGCCCCTTTCTACAATCAGGAGCACATCATGTCTGA
- the fnr gene encoding fumarate/nitrate reduction transcriptional regulator Fnr — translation MSDVAAYSVIAPALIRPPASAAAAQMPLSAGAPRKDVRRCSACSMRSICMPQGLTPEELQGIESLICPSRTIKQGETIYRANDSFQSIYAVRAGSFKTVVMHRDGREHVTGFHLAGDSLGLDGVCSGHHSCDAVALEDSKVCIIPFHLLEAMCREVKAVQQHVHRMMGGEIVRESSQMMLLGTMSAEQRVATFLLNLSDRLRMRGYSPAEFHLRMTREEIGSYLGIKLETVSRMLSRFQRDGLLDTHGKDIRILDHDGLARV, via the coding sequence ATGTCTGACGTCGCCGCCTATTCCGTCATCGCGCCCGCGCTGATCCGCCCGCCGGCATCGGCCGCCGCCGCGCAAATGCCGCTGAGTGCAGGCGCGCCGCGCAAGGACGTGCGGCGTTGCTCGGCCTGCTCGATGCGCTCGATCTGCATGCCGCAAGGCCTGACACCCGAGGAATTGCAAGGGATCGAATCGCTGATTTGCCCGTCGCGGACCATCAAACAGGGCGAGACGATCTATCGCGCGAACGACTCGTTCCAGAGCATCTATGCCGTGCGCGCAGGCTCATTCAAGACCGTCGTCATGCATCGCGACGGCCGCGAGCATGTCACCGGCTTCCATCTCGCCGGCGACTCGCTGGGTCTGGACGGCGTATGCTCCGGCCACCATAGTTGCGATGCCGTGGCGCTCGAGGACAGCAAGGTCTGCATCATTCCGTTTCATCTGCTCGAGGCCATGTGCCGCGAAGTCAAAGCGGTCCAACAGCATGTGCACCGGATGATGGGTGGCGAGATCGTGCGCGAGTCGTCGCAGATGATGCTGCTCGGCACAATGTCCGCCGAACAGCGTGTGGCGACATTCCTGCTGAACCTGTCGGACCGCCTGAGAATGCGCGGCTATTCGCCAGCCGAATTTCACCTGCGCATGACACGCGAGGAAATTGGCAGCTATCTGGGGATCAAACTCGAAACCGTGAGCCGGATGCTCTCCAGATTCCAGCGCGACGGGTTGCTCGACACACACGGCAAGGACATCCGGATTCTCGATCACGACGGCCTTGCGCGGGTTTGA
- a CDS encoding response regulator has product MTRVLIADDHALVRDGLRHILRSASGFEVTGEASDSASTVALIRAQPADVLVLDLSMPGRNGVELIKQIKEEKPALRILVLTMHAEQQYAVRAFKAGASGYLTKESASAELVAAVTKVAAGGVYVSLAMAERFAQSLNEPADQLPHQRLSDREFDVLKRLAAGQTITEIAAELCVSSKTVSTYKTRILEKMQMPHEAALVRYAIRHKLVSDEEDGM; this is encoded by the coding sequence ATGACCCGCGTCCTGATTGCCGACGACCACGCGCTGGTGCGCGACGGACTGCGCCACATCCTGCGCAGCGCGAGCGGCTTCGAAGTGACCGGCGAAGCGAGCGACAGCGCCAGCACCGTCGCGCTGATCCGCGCCCAGCCCGCCGACGTGCTGGTGCTCGACCTGTCGATGCCCGGGCGCAACGGTGTCGAGTTAATCAAGCAGATCAAGGAAGAAAAGCCGGCGCTGCGCATTCTCGTACTGACCATGCACGCCGAGCAGCAATATGCGGTGCGTGCGTTCAAGGCCGGTGCGTCCGGCTACCTGACGAAGGAAAGCGCCAGCGCCGAACTCGTGGCGGCCGTCACCAAGGTCGCCGCCGGCGGTGTCTACGTGAGCCTCGCGATGGCCGAACGGTTCGCGCAAAGCCTCAACGAACCTGCCGATCAGCTGCCGCACCAGCGTCTGTCCGATCGGGAATTCGACGTGCTGAAGCGTCTTGCCGCCGGTCAGACGATCACGGAGATCGCGGCCGAACTGTGCGTGAGCAGCAAGACCGTCAGCACATACAAAACACGCATTCTCGAAAAAATGCAGATGCCTCACGAAGCCGCGCTGGTGCGCTACGCGATACGGCACAAACTGGTCAGCGACGAAGAAGACGGCATGTAG